One Periophthalmus magnuspinnatus isolate fPerMag1 chromosome 4, fPerMag1.2.pri, whole genome shotgun sequence genomic window, GAGAGGTGACTGCATTTGAGAAACACGTGGTACAATTTAGCGACTGCGGTTGGACGGAGGATATCCACCCTCTATTGTCTGTTTCTAGATCCTTCTAGATTCgatcagaatgtagaagggacttgCTGGTCAGGCAAATCATCCTGCTAATTCAAATTATGCCTGGAAGAAATTGGAagattacccaaacatgcatgaacaatgttataatatggcagaaagctccaaaaaactGACTGGGTGTAGTACACCCTCTTTATTCTGCAACATGAGGCCTAGCTTTAGTAGATACCAGTGCATTGGTATTGGTCTCTCTTTTTACACACACTCAACAATAATACTTCTAAATACCAACTATCTAAATATCAAAACGGCAATTTTGaaacaaacaatattttaaagCCTGTTTTTGTCCTTATAATTTTGTGACTATTTCTATAATGTATTCAATCAGTAATCTTCTTTCTTATACCACTCACTTGTCCATGTTGTTTaacaaatctgtttctgaaccATGAGGGAAACACAGCACTAGCTCCAACAGCAGTGAAAGCTCAGGTCCCAGAaaccatttgtttttgtttccataCTGCAGAACCAAAACACAGCATTTAATCCAAATATTTCAGACTTGTACATTAGGaaatcaaaaatacataaatctgattttatgaaattttcTTTACCTTTAAGCAGAATTCCACCTCATTCCTGATGTTTTTCACTATGAAGCCCTCTATGCCTGAGTGGTTGCTGGTTTTCAACATGCATCTATAATAGAAATATATCAGTGGTTCTCAAGCTGGGGTACGCAGGCTCCTTAACATGGTACATGAACTTTTACTCAGTTCaatttaatacacatttttgtccagttttggcTTAGCCAtcttttagacctggaatagtcctgttttaaacctggtttagatctggtactCTGAAACCACTGGTCTACAATTTTACcagaataaaaatagataatgaATGAGACTTCTCTTACCTGAAGAACTTATGCCTGGCTTCAGCGTCTAATTTGTCAATGAACATCTGTAAAATTTGGAACCCAGATTCTTTCTAGAAAAATGAAAATCACACATTTActtaaatcatttattttggATTTAGTTGACTGTAGTTTTTTGTTATTCTTCTCTTACCAAATGTTTAATTGGGCACTCTCGAAGAATATAACAAAGtttctaaatgtaaaaaaagaaatagtGGAAAAGACATTGGCAAATCCATCAAAagtagtgttttttattattatttaattacacTGAACATACCTGTGAAACACTGCAGAAAGTGCTGAGTTCTAGTAGTTTCACAGACAGACTGCGATTCTCAATAGTCTCTAAACTGATTTTGTACAGGGCCTGAAACAAATGACAAAGataagctatatatatatatatatatatatatatatatatatatatatatatataaaaaataaaaatgacaacaaaacatatataataataatgccttacacttgtaacaGGCGTTAAAGTGCTAcattatagtcattattcattcacttccacacttggtgatggcaagctattgtagccacagctaccctggggcagactgacggaagcgaggctgccaatctgcgccatcagcctcTCCGACCATCAGTGGCCCCAGCCACTGTCGCTAAATGAATATACATCTCTGGGGCCAAAATTGTGAACTACATTATGTTAATCTCAtcctgtctcatttttgtggacCCAATCTCGTGTCTTGTCTAGTCCTGTGATAATAATTACCATATCGAGTTAtagttcagtatatgaaagcggAAACCATATATTTTTGggatcagtatttatcgtgtataacatctatgactcattacatatgcaaactaagtactaaattgtgactgttgtttttttttgcattctgctatttattgcagctcttttttttttttacaatgttgtacatttagaatattttttgtttttaaatctgctctttgattatcatgtcagtggcataaattagtttcaatattatcatttgtggtctatatttacttctgcaatatatcaaactacaaaatttgttattgtgacagtccTAGTTTTGTTTCATCTTGTGGTAACTGTCTCATCCCATCTTTAAATTGAGTCTATGGAAAACAAGTTTAACAAGTCTGGTTAGCAATATTTTCTTACCAGTCCTTTGAGTAAGTGGGATTCTTTTTTgctgaaatgtaataaaaacatgcattattgtACTTTATTGTTGCTTTTATAAGGATAGTAAGCACAATGTAAAACCTTAAATTACCTATTGAGCATTTGGTCAATGTACTGCATGTTGCACTGTAGAATAAATACAGGGCtgcaagtaaataaatgaaatacccCAATGTTAGTTAGGtgaatataatattataattcatataataatataaataatttgttttgtttctaatAGGGAAGTGATTCTGATAGGTCTGATCTTTCACCTAAATACTGCTGGAAAGCTGTCTGTTGTGATCTGTTGGACAAAGAGCAGGTAGGCCACACATGCTCTGGACTCTACAGACTGATCATTGTCTGAGATGTGTTTCCTCAaagagttaaaaaataaaatgtctggaAGCGGCCCCTGGACTTCACAAAGTGTCATCTGTAGAAAGGTGTCAAAGTTAGAGCCAATAACAGATCAGACAAACCCATGACTTAAGATGTGTTTGTACCATTATATCATTAGCAAACATCCAAAGTGGAGATGTGCTGTTCCTGCACAAATGAGCTTCAAGTAATGGCTCCCGCAGGCTCCTCATGCAGCTGTAAACGACAATATTAGAAAGGTTTAAATGTTTCAATATATATCATAATAAGGCCTATTGTAACTATTAAAAAGTGGTGCAACAGCAGCACAATGGGTTACTTCACCCTGATTGTATTAATAGAGAAGGTAATAAAACCTTAAAgcatttttttgctttatttgaaTAAGATATGGATTATCTACTGTTATTCGAGTCTGAGCCTTACATTACATGTATATTTGGTGCTATTCTTCCTTTTCATTCCATGTGTGATACATAAGCATGAACTTAAACAAGATGTGTAAGCAGTAGCATTTTACACAATAATTTGCTCAGtttattcctccaaagtctgactTCTGCTCCAAATCACATGCTGCATCTTGAATAAAACAACAAGTTTTGATCAAAATAGTATTAATTTTATGGCTCTGCATTTAAGGTTAATGTTAgtgtacattttacattaacCTTAAATGTAGGCCACTGCAGCTCAGCGCTAGGGAACCCATCTCCATAATCTTGTTGCTAGTATTGGTCTTGACTGCCTTAGCTGAAGGATTTGACATAGATAGCAGTTCTCATTCAtaattcagaatcagaatcagaatccttttattgccatcgtttgtgaacacagtttacaaactaggaacttactttggtgataaagtgcaacagaaaacacactgaataaatacaaatacaaataagggcacgCACAAAGTTAagaaagatatgcttaaaaaaatcaaataaaatacttagaggtagaaaatatatacaacagcagcaattCTCCTTTTCTATTAGAAGATACACAAATTTTACCCTTCTCAAGGCCCCCAGTCACTTTTCAATCTGCAAATGAAATGGGCAATCAGAGTGAAATGTCTTACCCAGGGAAAAAATAGCATGTCTCTCATTGCACTCCcaataaaacaaatttatacatttttatataatcaaACCGAACTTACAACTTGAGTAATTCCACTCTGAGCTCCTCGTCTTCTTTGGCCGTGACCCATTTGCtgctgtttagtttcactttctcCACAAAGGGTCTGATAAACGCGGTTAGAGCGAAGAGGCAGCGTCCCAGGCCGTACAGGTCCTCCTGCTCTGAAGTGTAGGGCACAGGCAGACGGGACAGCTGGGAATGCAGGGAGGACAGGGACTGCCCCACACAAACTGCCTGATCTGCATTCAGTCTGAGTACAACTGGCGGAATAATGAAAAGAATAGGGTAAAATGGTTAGAGTGAAGTAATAAGCAATGAACACCAGGGGGAGCCAAATAACAGCATAAGAATGTAGACGTGACAATCGTAATTAGAAAATCTGTTACAGCCTAAAATGTCAAAAGCGAAAAGTGCTTTAGTAatttggaaaaatatttaagCAATGTGTTCCACCCCATATTAGCAAAGAAAATGTTAGGGATTGGCTCGACAAACTTGCCATAAAAACCTTAAAGCTTAAAGTcgtttcaactgacaacaatgtCTTTGGTGTTGAATAATGGTAGCACTTTCTGatgttattgtgaaaaaaagCATTTCCGTGTTCTAGTTTGTGCcagcttttgtttcatgtggataggcccagtaattaccgaggtattaaccataaaccagttcAATAATCTGCAGTCTGAACGCAGCCAATTActatatatgtaatatttttagttaaatgtattttaagtgaAATCAGATGTCAGTGGTTTACCATTAGACCATGACAACAACACCCCTATCTGCATCAGCAATAAATGCCTTGCCCATGCTACTATACACATCCTTGGCATGCATTTCCACACTGTAGCTGGTCAAAGTTACATGTAATTAAAGACGTGAAGAAACAGTTCAAAATGATTTTTGTACATTAATATAACTATTATTCACCTGTTTGCAGATGTGGAGTAAGAATGACGGTGGTTTCAGAAATGACCCCTGGATTAGTGTCTTTAATCAGCTCCAACAGACTGCGGAATGCCCTCTTTGAACAGCAGGTCTGAAACAGCACAAGTTTGCTTTGTAACGTGTAAGTGAATTGTATATAAGATATGTGTGACACGATGCTCAGCTGGTACATACCTCGGTCAGATAGGCGAATGCAGTTTGACAATggttgtagtttttttctttgttgagTATTTGACAGAGCAGAGGGGACAAAAGAGTGCAGCCCATAGACTTCACAATCCCCTGAAAGCACAAATACTGGTTTAACCATAATACTTACAGTTAAGCCACTGCAGTTCAAATTTCTAATCATCAGCTTGGttgtttttaatcaagaggtcaAAACTCaattctctgtcagtaaaagcgtatggtttggaggaagaaattagactttttgtgttaaatggcaatgataaaaagtctgtattgtttatgttgaggaaattattatttaaagctattttatttgttatatatatatatatatatatatatatatatatatatatatatatatatatatatatatatatataaagcaacatacatttaaaacaaaaacttcaCCTGGTTTTAGCTAAAAACATTATCttggttatttatgttattgATAAGACTGCTTTACTATTGGCCATTTTTGTTTAGGTCATATTATGTTGGCGTGAGTGAAAAGAAGAATGCGTGTAAAGTTATGACttcttttagattttattttacataatctTAATAAGAGATAACATATATTTGCACTTTAGTGGTTTGGCTATCTTCTTTCAATCTTGAAAAGAAgctgatattttttttgtttcagccaaccagctgcctaaataatacacataaagctttaaTTGAACACTTTATTACAAAGAGAACCCTGCATAAGATGTGACTACACAGTTCTCTtattcagtttgtagtaaaaccgGGCtatgggtgagtttgtagtaaattcaaattatgtaattttgaGAAAATGACCTGCAGTACATATCAGCAAAAAAATTGGCCATCgattgctctggattctaaacagtcAGTAtctgtaatgaaaaaaaaaaaacatattgattGTTATCTAATCTTAACTGGGCTGGGCTCAAATGTAAAACGGGGAAGGACAACAATTTATTATCACTATAATGCACttacattacatatttataGCTATTGTTACCGTATTAATTTAGTATTTAAACCCTTGAGATGATTTCTTTGCCCTCTGTAAGTTCACTGTCCACACACTGGTTTGGATTCTGGGATGTCCAAGGGCACTTAGAGGAGCCTTTAAGCGGAGGAGGGACCTCAGTGGAGTGACGCATCTGACTGATATCTGGTTGTTTTTCCCTACACCTCAGGGTCAGGGGTGAGCGTGTTAGTGTAGGGGCCTAATGCTGTGTGCTTCACTGGAGATGTGGACCCTCAAGGCTACCGTAGTTTGGTTTGACAGATTCACACTTTCTCTGCTGTTtatctaaaaatagcacatgtATGTACTGTAGGGAAAGCATAAACATTTCCCTGTAATCAATGTTTGCATttgtcaaacattttaaaaatttgataaaaacacagaggattGAGAATTAATCATTGTTAAGTTTGTATcgtgtttgaaatgttttgtatGATATTCATGAGTGAGATCCTGAAATAtgtttaacttttctagtggagggatAGCCTcctgcttttttaaaatataaatgttattgcagctttgcctagaatgttctatGTTATacagacaagcaggcagcaccaccaggccaagttacagatcagatctatggagaggcaacctcgctgacagtaagaatgcatgtttttaataaccGAAATATCGCATCGTCAAAAGTTTCACAATAATATCATGGGCTGTCACAATATattgaaaacaatatattcCTTAAATGCTTCGTTTTGTTGCAGCAgctaaaaaacagaagaaactatgtagaccatgatcctttgctccatttcaaCGCAGGTGACATGAAGAAATGACTGTTAATAAGCATTTAGttctttggattatgacagTAATGATTCTTACCAAAGTCTTTTTAAAACAAGTAGCAATTCTACAATTCAGTTAACTTGTCCAAAATATCTCAATAAATATCACACGGTGAGCTCCATATCGTGATAATATCTTACTGTAAGATATGGATATTTTAGCAATCTGTATACTCAGTGTAGTGTAAAATACCTTATTGTTGTCATCCTGAATAAATTTAAGAAGCTGTGCAGTTTCACCCTGAGAGATACAGGCCGATCCAATTCTCTGGAACTGTTTGTAGTCCTCTGGCTTCAGGTCGTCATCAGGAGTGGTTCTCTATAAACAATAATTAAACAGGAAATGACTTAAAATAGTATTTAATTACTTTAAATATTCACAATatatatttggaaaaaaacaagcaTTTCGAAAGTATTAATTATATTGATAGATGAGCTAATGTGTAAAATATCCCCCATTTAACGCTTTTAATACTTACCATTTCTCAATCAAAACCTATATTGCCATGATTTAATTACAGACATGTAATCTACAAGTGCAATAGTACAATACAAGTACAATATTAACAGCTGCACAAGGCTGAGTCACTTTGTTAAATTGCTAACATTGTAGTAATGATTTTGAATGGCTCAGGTTGTGTGCTAGCATATGTCTGTCATGATCTGTATTATACATATGGAGACTTCTGTTGACTTACCCATCGCTGGATCATGTCATTCACCTGCGCTTCATTCATCCTAATACTATATTTATCTTCTACCTAAGACCAGACAATAAACAGGGAATCTGCTGTGTATCGCTGTCAAAACCAGTGTCTGTCCAAAGACAAGTGACCGAGGCGAGATTGGGTCTAGTGAGCTTCTGTGGTTAAACCTCTTAAGGCCCTTTGTGCAGCGTGTGTaataggattaaaccagagccCGTCTATGGCAATAGCAGACCATCCAGAAGGAGCTACTTTCAATAACTGAGACTGAGAGTCGAAAAAGGGATacattttcagatgttttttttttttttttttgtattgccttatttttatatttaactgATCTGTTGTAACTATTTATCATCTCCCCAAGACAAGGCGAGGCAAGGCACATTCACagtatttgtgtagcacaattcatacacaaagtaattctttGTGTGGTTTCACTTGTGTCAAAAAGAgatttttggtgaaaatgtaaTCAAAAATATCATATCCTAATAACATGCATGTGTGTTTATCTTATGCGAGTCACCTTCTGAGATGAGTtttctaaaatatatttgtcaTTTGAGTACACTCAGTCATAGTTAATTAAAAATGCTTTTGCCGATAGTTTCACGTCCTTGTAATTACACTGATGCATGGAGCCTGTTGTATAGCATAGGATTAAACATGTTTTCTCAGTAATAACCTAATGATAGTATATTGCTCCTATGTCTTTCAGCACAATTGCTTCAAAAGGACAGGATCATCTTTTGGCCCCCAGCGTTTGCACAGAACATAATAGAACAACAATCAGTGACAGTGGCCTCGGGGGAAGCTGCACCTACattcagatttaaaacaaaTGGTCAGAGGTagctggaaaaaaataaaataaaatacttggacctgtacctgatttttttctatatatttaaataaaattagtcTTGCCCCAGTCCATTgtttgctgtctgcatctaattataacattttaaaataggttTTTGTCACTTGCTCACTTAATTAATAGTGATTAGGGAAGAATGCTGATTCTTAAAAATATGCCAGATTTGGTTTGATAATGATCAGCAAAGTCTTAAAATAATgtaagtattttgtatttttgaagtGACCAAACAAactattgaaaataaaaaaaatttaaagaaccaactaatgaaaaaaattatccataaaagttaaaagttaaaaaagagtTCCTctgaagaaaataataatttctggtAAGGTACAGGAAATACATACTTTAAATGTTCTCAGACTGTCAGTACATGGCCTTTGTCACATTTAGATTTactcaaaatacaaacaaaatgtcaCTTCAAAAAACATGAGTATAAACAAGATGTAAGTAAGAAGACATTTACTAGTTCATAACAAAGTTActtaactaaataaatgcaactcTACCACCCTTGTTTGTGAATAGTGAAGAACAGAGCTTATTTGAACTGTAGGATTTGGACTGCGTGTGCTGTGGTTTGCC contains:
- the LOC117370144 gene encoding glomulin-like produces the protein MNEAQVNDMIQRWRTTPDDDLKPEDYKQFQRIGSACISQGETAQLLKFIQDDNNKGIVKSMGCTLLSPLLCQILNKEKNYNHCQTAFAYLTETCCSKRAFRSLLELIKDTNPGVISETTVILTPHLQTVVLRLNADQAVCVGQSLSSLHSQLSRLPVPYTSEQEDLYGLGRCLFALTAFIRPFVEKVKLNSSKWVTAKEDEELRVELLKFCMRSLREPLLEAHLCRNSTSPLWMFANDIMMTLCEVQGPLPDILFFNSLRKHISDNDQSVESRACVAYLLFVQQITTDSFPAVFSPVFILQCNMQYIDQMLNSKKESHLLKGLALYKISLETIENRSLSVKLLELSTFCSVSQKLCYILRECPIKHLKESGFQILQMFIDKLDAEARHKFFRCMLKTSNHSGIEGFIVKNIRNEVEFCLKYGNKNKWFLGPELSLLLELVLCFPHGSETDLLNNMDKIMESLNLLRYLLLRGKELTIHTAVWTELCRFRNEYVKMLRVCLTLSRAYYSSQLKSLQEDRKLKAQEVRDAVGDKVLLQKIKLKQEKVSSLSPEVQYQVLQSAMVTFDLMESLIFRIEEITEERIKT